DNA from Danio aesculapii chromosome 10, fDanAes4.1, whole genome shotgun sequence:
agaaGGAAAAATAATCTAAAACTCATCATTAAATGGAATTAATGAGTATAACATTGAGAATTAAATTAAGCATGGACTGTAAACTCCCACATACGAAAGCATGAGGGTCAATTTTACATATGCAAAAAATTAGACAAACTACACCTCCAGATTAAGAACTGCATCTGTTTTATGTTTACACCTCTGAGAAACGTGTTAACACCACTGTTTCCTGTTCCAGCATCGCTGTATGTGTCAGTGGCAAGTTTTCTCTCGCTGCAAGATCAAACCGCGCAAGCAAATAAAAGACCACTTACAGCAGTCACTTTTCCTCTCTAATGCAAAGCATAGCCCCCTCTCACTATCAGCCACAGTTTCTGTGAGCGGTGAGAATATGTATGAGTCAGAGTTGAGCAGGTGTCTGCGGTCCTGTCTGCCCCCTTATCAGCCTACTGTTCTTCCATTAAACTAGCCTACATATTGACTACATTTAGCACCAATCGATGTGATTTCATCTGTATAACATACTTCTATTCATTTTCAACAGGTTTAAGAGAATGTTTGGCGACAAAGTTCATAACAGTAGTAGAAGGAGACACTCTGGTATTGAAATGTCCACGAAGAAACCTCAGTGAGAACGTGCATATGGAGTGGAGAAAAGAAGGCCATGTTATGTTCTTTAACACACACAAAGGTGAGGACATGAACACTGTACatgcttaaaaataaaggttccttGAAGATTCTTTAGCATCCATAGAATCTTTCCACTGCACAAAAGGATTATTCAATCTTCATAATAAAGGAATAAAGGTTCTTTACTGACAGTAGATCAGTTGGACATACTATAGAACTTTTTCATTGAAAGATAAAGCTGCTTTATTGGCTTTGATTGTTCCATGAAGAATCTTTAATATCCATAGCAGTTTTTCATTGATAAAAGGCTCTTCATTCTTAAAAATAACGGTACTTTTTTGGCTTTGAAGATTCCATGAAGAAACTTTAACATCCAAAGAATTTTTTTATTGGAAAAAAGTTCttcattcttaaaaataaaggtcctttattggcattgatgatTCCATGAAGAAATGTAATATCTACAAAACGTTTTTATTGCAAAAAGGCAAAGAAGATTACAAGAAACTTTTCAACATTCATGAAACCTATACACTgtttaaaatgtggaaaaagtttcATCAAATTGTTACAATATATGAAAAAATTGGTCCTTTGTAGACTAACTTTGTGGACAAAAAGGTTCTCTGGGGAACTAAGAAAAATCTGTCTTTGGCCTCACtgtgaaacccccccccccccccctttttttttttcagttcatcaGCTTTATTTATAAGAGGATTTATAGTGGGAAAATTTTGAAATGTtcttcaaattattaaaaaacacaaatctTTATGCTAAACAGTCCTTTAAAGACAACATAATGGTTTTACTGTTGCATTTCTGCAAAAACTCAATTTttaagttattatattttatgaaaacatattttaaacattcatcATTTACATCCTCTTTCATAAATCTTAAACATTCATTTGATGTTCTCGTACAGGTCTAAAGGATCCAAGAATCAACCTTTTTACTTCGAACACCTTAGAATTCACTGTAGTAGTGTCAAACGTAACCTTCAAAGATGAAGGACTTTATAGATGTTTCATCTATGAAGATCAAGTCTCTACAAAAAGATTCAAAGTAAAAGTTTTGGGTAAGTATCAAATATGATTAAAAGATTCAGCGTTGAACACTGGAATATGAATTAAGACTCTTTTCGATATGATTTTAGGATCCCCAAAAATAGATATGACTGAGCATGAGGGTAAAGCAGTCATCAAATGTTCAACGGCAGCGAATGGCCACCCACCTAAACTCTCATGGCAAATTGGTGGTGTTGAAGTTGAAGGTAAGTTATGAGAAATGTCTGAGTGGGCAGTTATAGGGGGCAGACAGGTATAAAGGTCAAAGACAGAGTGGGTTTTTAAGAATCACAACAATAAAGTATAAGCCTATGCACTGTACATTGTACCACACATTGTACAGTGTGTCCTAATTTCTTTTACTATTgtacatttttaccatgatttacaaaaTAGATCCACTAAAATACCTTTCAGTGTAACAATagtctataaaacaaaacatattgtATGGGTTATTTAGAACAGGAATCACTTGAAAATACTTCAAGGCTTGCAGCgcagtgcattttaatttttttactttgccCCTATACCAGATTTGTTTATTGCACTTACCAGCAAGAGCTTTTTAAATTTGAACAATTGAAATAGTAATGAAATGTATTACATATTATAATTATGTGAATATGTATTCTATGTATGAAACcacatttgttatttaaatttgatttggaCACTAAAATGAGACACCTCATCTTTGCTTCATTtagaaaattaattttaatttattttcgggtcagtttttgaaataaaaaatttgagTAAGCATGAACACCTCATACTGATTAAAAGTGAAAAGAgacacattcatatatatatatatatatatatatatatatatatatcaagcatATGCTCTTGAATGATTTTTGAAGAGTCAAGACTAAAGTAAAAAGcaacattaaatgtattaaaatagaaaagCTACTTTAAATTGTTTTGCTAAATCATTAATAAGTATTACTGTGTGAAAATATATATTGCCAAACAATTTCCCATGCCTTCTGACATTTACCTTACTGAGAATCCTTGTGAAAATAGAGGAACTATGACATTGTAGAATATGTCAGCTGAGGAAGATTACACTACAGTAAAATCAATAAAGTGTGTTTTGAATAACAATCACAGATGACTAAATATATGTCTATACCCTGTTTTGTCCTAAAAGCTGTACCCAATACCTGGCTGGAGGAAAGATCAAATAGGACGTTCGCAGTTAGCATCTTAACAATCAAAACCCATATCAGAGAAGCAACAGTGAAGTGCTTGGCGAAACACAGAGAGCTTCCAAATAAAGTAATGAACTTCATCGTCATTCAAAATCACTGTAAGTATACAATAATGCTACATATAACCAGTTTCAGGAATAGACACTAGAAACCTTCACGTTTGGGTCTACCTCACCACAAAGCATGTGACCAAAAATGGCTGTTTTGCCATAGATGTAtttgaccatttaaaaaaaaaaaaggaaccgAAAATTAGGGGATTTTGTTTGGCTGTGTTGCGTAGGGAAAGTTCATCAACACTTCAGAGTATTTGGTGATTTCCTATTGAAGTGAATGTGTGTTTCAAATTCGAATGGTCAGTCATATGATGTCAGGGAAATCAACTATTTCTCTGAACGAAAAAACTATGTTCCCTATCCAGAATATTTCCACTAAATGTATAATATGATAAGTAGGAAACTTATAAATAAGATTCTAATAAGTAAAGCCCAAAGTATTCTTCATTTTCTATGTATTAGCGCACTAGCACAGCTCAACACGCTTTCTTATAAAATGTACtccatttaatgtttacaaacacaCAGACTAAAAACATTCATCTTCATCCAGTGTTTCTCTTTACTCTCTAaaagttaaagtaaaaatgttgtgGATACTGTTTAATCTTCTCACAGAAGAACTCATTAAgaaattgtgttttgattttgctgttttcagtagtttgttgttCTTTTTCTTTGTGCTCCATTGTGTTGCTGACTATGAAACGGCTTGATTAaggggatagctcacccaaaaatggaaataccTCAAAATTTATTCTCTGTCATGTGCTTTTGAactgttttgagtttctttttttactgaacaaaaaagaagatatttggaaaactGCTGGTTGCTGCAACCCCTCGACTTTCATGGCAGAATATACTTTGGAAGTTAATCGATTTCAGCTACAagcatatttttaaatagtataattggtgttcagcagaagaaataaactcaaacaagttATAAACAAGTGTAAGCGGAGTAAATGATAgcaaaatttgcatttttggttgaactatctttAAGTGTACAAACTAAGTAGTGCAAAAGCAAGCCTCTGTGTGAAAATTTAATCATATTTGGTTTCTGAGTAACTGACTTTTTAAATTCTGTTTTCATTTAGCTATTATATCCTCAACCACGTCGATTTATTCCACTAGAGATGACCTAAAAACCGAGACAATTATCACAGCCACTTCTCCTCCTGTCATCAGCAGTACAGGtaagtttttgtttaatttcatatGCTGCTTAGGATAAATGATTTCATATCTTGATGAAATATGTGACAATTACAATTACACTACATAAAATAGAGATCTTGATAATACAGCTCAAATAAGGTGAAAGTAAAACCTTTTTGTGTGAGGCCTTCATCTAAAACCACAAGTGGAAACTTATTTTGTTCCATTTACTCTCTGCCTCCACCTATTGGTAATTTTTGAGTACTTCATACAAACTTTTTTGTATTGAACATAGTAATGTACAACAACTTGCCATTATCAGTACtttttacattacaaaaaaagaaCAGGGGCAAATGAGGAGCaaattacatacataaataacacattacataaaataagtaaaataataacttACTAACTTCATACAAACGTTTCAAGGAAGTTTATTTACtcctttaaagggatagattACCCCAAACTATGCAAATTCTGGTGACATTCACTCTCCCTTCAGCTATTTcaaatctatttgagtttctttactCTGCTGAACATAAAaggatatattttgaagaatgttggaaagcagcagccatttgacttccataatatttttttactactatggatgtcaattgttgtcaattaaaagttattaaatgatgacagaatgttaatTTTTGCTGAGAAATATCCCTTAAAGGTCGTCcatctttcatttaaatttatttaataacttaaatttatttttatgtatttattacatttatttactttattaacattaatttaaattaatttgacaCATCTCAACAAATATTTAACATACACACCATCTGATTACAGCACCCGTGGAACCATGGTCCGTTTCAGAAAGTACTGAA
Protein-coding regions in this window:
- the LOC130236226 gene encoding cytotoxic and regulatory T-cell molecule yields the protein MEIKKAFVIHFLMLITAGLRECLATKFITVVEGDTLVLKCPRRNLSENVHMEWRKEGHVMFFNTHKGLKDPRINLFTSNTLEFTVVVSNVTFKDEGLYRCFIYEDQVSTKRFKVKVLGSPKIDMTEHEGKAVIKCSTAANGHPPKLSWQIGGVEVEAVPNTWLEERSNRTFAVSILTIKTHIREATVKCLAKHRELPNKVMNFIVIQNHSIISSTTSIYSTRDDLKTETIITATSPPVISSTAPVEPWSVSESTEVFATEDTTSKSIQVEEHSTESDISLTTHDITSSESNSTDGFVTKNVTNVQDFGDKGRQYNQKQSSPLLILLVTTLIICLLIVVIFFLIRLRRAHVAWKKENEESDQSVESSKSKASHEEKQAHDRRRQGFWNSNFTVYKVEDPPQNTTVSVATIDVISEAQDNSRTACNQQDKACVKETEL